One genomic segment of Linepithema humile isolate Giens D197 chromosome 5, Lhum_UNIL_v1.0, whole genome shotgun sequence includes these proteins:
- the LOC137000210 gene encoding F-box only protein 21-like, producing the protein MRWSLLREEYDDELLYYKKDIDFLEEVKAGIKSKNKLWHYLSLMSKEHCHKDDLFDVNLKNLHSLLDPDKGAYFMNYYFFVNELLEQSSMESDMKYHADTLLFYLHFYGIKNKWHKFVNYCKVERILENTVTILAQCDQSHRSQEYMSYMHVRTSLDNIAQQVLEYLKNKYPAHPIFLISAEQFSFWKYNNINDNHWNITEGRQILESLCKVLQNKLGFYFNSKKCEGPGESLTSLHCFMHDLENECNTEISLAIIFHCVARRLGVRCDLVSFPFRFLCWRSKFRTTNLKDEECFYIDVLHFKSRQSINDGSMIISATKMHPIKLKFLRDEFQFEKKRRFWSGLVRVGQGV; encoded by the exons ATGAG ATGGTCTCTTTTAAGAGAAGAATATGATGATGAACTACTGTACTACAAGAAAGATATTGATTTTCTAGAAGAAGTAAAAGCAGGTATAAAATCTAAGAATAAATTATGGCATTACTTGTCGCTGATGTCTAAGGAGCACTGTCATAAAGATGATTTATTTGATGTTAACTTAAAGAATTTGCATTCACTGTTAGATCCAGATAAAGGcgcatattttatgaattattatttctttgtaaatgaGTTGCTTGAACAATCTTCAAT gGAATCTGATATGAAATATCATGCAGACACGCTTCTTTTCTACCTGCACTTCTATGGTATAAAAAACAAGTGGCACAAATTCGTGAATTATTGTAAGGTAGAACGGATTTTAGAAAACACAGTCACTATTTTGGCACAATGCGATCAATCCCATCGATCTCAAGAATATATGTCTTACATGCATGTGAGAACGTCATTGGATAATATTGCGCAGCAGGTATTGGAGTatcttaaaaacaaatatcctgcgcatccaatatttttaatatcagccGAGCAATTCTCCTTTtggaaatacaataatattaatgacaatCATTGGAATATCACAGAAGGAAGACAGATTTTAGAGAGTCTATgtaaagttttacaaaataaattaggtttttattttaattctaagaAATGTGAGGGGCCTGGGGAAAGTCTTACTTCACTACACTGCTTTATGCAc GATTTAGAAAATGAATGTAATACTGAAATATCTctagcaataatttttcactgtGTGGCGAGAAGACTTGGTGTGCGCTGCGATTTAGTATCTTTTCCATTCCGTTTCTTATGCTGGAGATCGAAATT TCGTACCACAAATCTTAAAGATGaagaatgtttttatattgacGTCTTGCACTTTAAATCCAGGCAGAGTATTAATGACGGTTCTATGATTATAAGTGCTACAAAAATGCAtcctataaaattaaaatttttgcgtgATGAGTTTCAGTTTGAGAAAAAGAGGAGATTTTGGTCAGGGTTGGTCAGGGTTGGTCAGGGTGTTTG a
- the LOC137000211 gene encoding putative nuclease HARBI1 yields MTRVHEDFEYRSRGIPGVIGVIDGCHIPIMQPYNNPTDYYNRKAFHSVILQAVCDNKRRFIDVHIGVPGRCHDARVYRNSPLFQNIMYQNLIPNTNHIIGDAAYPLSRFLIVPYKDNGHLTERQSRYNKKLSSIRSTIERAFALLKGKFRKLKYLEMYNLDLINYAIASACILHNLILTEEGDCDDYLDEIEDENDIENVAIEDENDQGNEAIRNIIDSGYEKRNNIAEML; encoded by the exons ATGACTCGCGTCCACGAA GATTTTGAATATCGTTCTCGTGGAATACCAGGAGTGATTGGCGTTATTGATGGTTGCCACATTCCGATAATGCAACCATATAACAATCCGACAGATTATTATAACAGAAAAGCTTTCCATAGTGTCATTTTACAAGCCGTATGTGACAATAAAAGAAGATTTATAGATGTGCACATAGGTGTGCCAGGAAGATGTCACGACGCGCGAGTTTACCGAAATAGTCCTCTTTTCCAGAATATaatgtatcaaaatttaattccgaACACAAATCATATAATTGGCGATGCAGCTTACCCGTTAAGTCGATTTTTAATAGTACCATATAAAGATAATGGTCACTTAACCGAAAGACAAAgcagatataataaaaaattaagttctATTCGATCTACAATTGAACGAGCTTTTGCATTGTTAAAAggaaaatttaggaaattaaaatatttggaaatgtATAACTTAGACCTAATTAACTATGCAATTGCATCCGCATGCATCTTGCATAATCTTATATTAACAGAAGAAGGTGATTGTGATGATTATTTAGATGAAATAGAAGATGAAAacgatattgaaaatgttgCAATAGAAGATGAAAATGATCAAGGAAACGAagcaataagaaatataatcgatagcggttatgaaaaaagaaataatatcgcagaaatgttataa